One Lagopus muta isolate bLagMut1 chromosome 10, bLagMut1 primary, whole genome shotgun sequence DNA segment encodes these proteins:
- the TPM1 gene encoding tropomyosin alpha-1 chain isoform X13 — protein sequence MDAIKKKMQMLKLDKENALDRAEQAEADKKAAEERSKQLEDDIVQLEKQLRVTEDSRDQVLEELHKSEDSLLSAEENAAKAESEVASLNRRIQLVEEELDRAQERLATALQKLEEAEKAADESERGMKVIENRAQKDEEKMEIQEIQLKEAKHIAEEADRKYEEVARKLVIIEGDLERAEERAELSESQVRQLEEQLRIMDQTLKALMAAEDKYSQKEDKYEEEIKVLTDKLKEAETRAEFAERSVTKLEKSIDDLEDQLYQQLEQNSRLTNELKLALNED from the exons ATGGATGCCATCAAGAAAAAGATGCAGATGCTGAAACTGGACAAGGAGAATGCCTTGGACAGAGCCGAGCAAGCCGAAGCAGACAAGAAGGCAGCGGAGGAGAGGAGCAAGCAG TTAGAGGATGACATTGTGCAATTGGAAAAGCAATTGCGCGTGACGGAGGATTcgagagaccaagtgctggaagagctgcacAAGTCTGAGGACAGCCTCCTCTCCGCAGAGGAGAATGCTGCCAAG GCTGAGAGTGAAGTAGCTTCCCTGAACAGACGCATCCAACTGGTTGAGGAAGAGTTGGATCGGGCTCAGGAGCGCTTGGCTACTGCcctgcagaagctggaagaGGCTGAGAAGGCTGCAGATGAGAGTGAAAG AGGAATGAAGGTCATTGAAAACAGAGCCCAGAAGGATGAAGAGAAGATGGAAATCCAAGAGATCCAGCTTAAAGAGGCTAAGCACATTGCTGAAGAGGCCGACCGCAAGTATGAAGAG GTGGCTCGTAAGCTTGTGATCATTGAGGGTGACCTGGAGCGGGCTGAGGAACGTGCTGAACTATCAGAAAG CCAAGTCCGACAGCTGGAAGAACAGTTAAGAATAATGGATCAAACCTTGAAAGCATTAATGGCTGCAGAGGATAAG TACTCacagaaagaagacaaatatGAAGAGGAGATTAAAGTTCTAACTGACAAACTGAAGGAG GCTGAGACCCGTGCTGAATTTGCTGAGAGGTCAGTAACCAAGCTGGAGAAGAGCATTGATGATCTAGAAG
- the TPM1 gene encoding tropomyosin alpha-1 chain isoform X5, with protein sequence MDAIKKKMQMLKLDKENALDRAEQAEADKKAAEERSKQLEDDIVQLEKQLRVTEDSRDQVLEELHKSEDSLLSAEENAAKAESEVASLNRRIQLVEEELDRAQERLATALQKLEEAEKAADESERGMKVIENRAQKDEEKMEIQEIQLKEAKHIAEEADRKYEEVARKLVIIEGDLERAEERAELSESKCSELEEELKTVTNNLKSLEAQAEKYSQKEDKYEEEIKVLTDKLKEAETRAEFAERSVTKLEKSIDDLEEKVAHAKEENLNMHQMLDQTLLELNNM encoded by the exons ATGGATGCCATCAAGAAAAAGATGCAGATGCTGAAACTGGACAAGGAGAATGCCTTGGACAGAGCCGAGCAAGCCGAAGCAGACAAGAAGGCAGCGGAGGAGAGGAGCAAGCAG TTAGAGGATGACATTGTGCAATTGGAAAAGCAATTGCGCGTGACGGAGGATTcgagagaccaagtgctggaagagctgcacAAGTCTGAGGACAGCCTCCTCTCCGCAGAGGAGAATGCTGCCAAG GCTGAGAGTGAAGTAGCTTCCCTGAACAGACGCATCCAACTGGTTGAGGAAGAGTTGGATCGGGCTCAGGAGCGCTTGGCTACTGCcctgcagaagctggaagaGGCTGAGAAGGCTGCAGATGAGAGTGAAAG AGGAATGAAGGTCATTGAAAACAGAGCCCAGAAGGATGAAGAGAAGATGGAAATCCAAGAGATCCAGCTTAAAGAGGCTAAGCACATTGCTGAAGAGGCCGACCGCAAGTATGAAGAG GTGGCTCGTAAGCTTGTGATCATTGAGGGTGACCTGGAGCGGGCTGAGGAACGTGCTGAACTATCAGAAAG CAAATGTTCTGAGCTTGAAGAGGAGTTGAAAACTGTGACCAACAACCTGAAGTCGCTGGAGGCTCAGGCTGAGAAG TACTCacagaaagaagacaaatatGAAGAGGAGATTAAAGTTCTAACTGACAAACTGAAGGAG GCTGAGACCCGTGCTGAATTTGCTGAGAGGTCAGTAACCAAGCTGGAGAAGAGCATTGATGATCTAGAAG
- the TPM1 gene encoding tropomyosin alpha-1 chain isoform X9, with protein sequence MDAIKKKMQMLKLDKENALDRAEQAEADKKAAEERSKQLEDDIVQLEKQLRVTEDSRDQVLEELHKSEDSLLSAEENAAKAESEVASLNRRIQLVEEELDRAQERLATALQKLEEAEKAADESERGMKVIENRAQKDEEKMEIQEIQLKEAKHIAEEADRKYEEVARKLVIIEGDLERAEERAELSESQVRQLEEQLRIMDQTLKALMAAEDKYSQKEDKYEEEIKVLTDKLKEAETRAEFAERSVTKLEKSIDDLEEKVAHAKEENLNMHQMLDQTLLELNNM encoded by the exons ATGGATGCCATCAAGAAAAAGATGCAGATGCTGAAACTGGACAAGGAGAATGCCTTGGACAGAGCCGAGCAAGCCGAAGCAGACAAGAAGGCAGCGGAGGAGAGGAGCAAGCAG TTAGAGGATGACATTGTGCAATTGGAAAAGCAATTGCGCGTGACGGAGGATTcgagagaccaagtgctggaagagctgcacAAGTCTGAGGACAGCCTCCTCTCCGCAGAGGAGAATGCTGCCAAG GCTGAGAGTGAAGTAGCTTCCCTGAACAGACGCATCCAACTGGTTGAGGAAGAGTTGGATCGGGCTCAGGAGCGCTTGGCTACTGCcctgcagaagctggaagaGGCTGAGAAGGCTGCAGATGAGAGTGAAAG AGGAATGAAGGTCATTGAAAACAGAGCCCAGAAGGATGAAGAGAAGATGGAAATCCAAGAGATCCAGCTTAAAGAGGCTAAGCACATTGCTGAAGAGGCCGACCGCAAGTATGAAGAG GTGGCTCGTAAGCTTGTGATCATTGAGGGTGACCTGGAGCGGGCTGAGGAACGTGCTGAACTATCAGAAAG CCAAGTCCGACAGCTGGAAGAACAGTTAAGAATAATGGATCAAACCTTGAAAGCATTAATGGCTGCAGAGGATAAG TACTCacagaaagaagacaaatatGAAGAGGAGATTAAAGTTCTAACTGACAAACTGAAGGAG GCTGAGACCCGTGCTGAATTTGCTGAGAGGTCAGTAACCAAGCTGGAGAAGAGCATTGATGATCTAGAAG
- the TPM1 gene encoding tropomyosin alpha-1 chain isoform X14 — protein MAAMSSLEAVRRKIRSLQEQADAAEERAGRLQREVDQERALREEAESEVASLNRRIQLVEEELDRAQERLATALQKLEEAEKAADESERGMKVIENRAQKDEEKMEIQEIQLKEAKHIAEEADRKYEEVARKLVIIEGDLERAEERAELSESKCSELEEELKTVTNNLKSLEAQAEKYSQKEDKYEEEIKVLTDKLKEAETRAEFAERSVTKLEKSIDDLEDELYAQKLKYKAISEELDHALNDMTSM, from the exons ATGGCGGCGATGAGCTCGCTCGAGGCCGTGCGGAGGAAGATCCgcagcctgcaggagcaggcGGACGCCGCGGAGGAGCGGGCGGGCAGGCTGCAGCGGGAGGTGGACCAGGAGCGGGCCCTGCGGGAGGAG GCTGAGAGTGAAGTAGCTTCCCTGAACAGACGCATCCAACTGGTTGAGGAAGAGTTGGATCGGGCTCAGGAGCGCTTGGCTACTGCcctgcagaagctggaagaGGCTGAGAAGGCTGCAGATGAGAGTGAAAG AGGAATGAAGGTCATTGAAAACAGAGCCCAGAAGGATGAAGAGAAGATGGAAATCCAAGAGATCCAGCTTAAAGAGGCTAAGCACATTGCTGAAGAGGCCGACCGCAAGTATGAAGAG GTGGCTCGTAAGCTTGTGATCATTGAGGGTGACCTGGAGCGGGCTGAGGAACGTGCTGAACTATCAGAAAG CAAATGTTCTGAGCTTGAAGAGGAGTTGAAAACTGTGACCAACAACCTGAAGTCGCTGGAGGCTCAGGCTGAGAAG TACTCacagaaagaagacaaatatGAAGAGGAGATTAAAGTTCTAACTGACAAACTGAAGGAG GCTGAGACCCGTGCTGAATTTGCTGAGAGGTCAGTAACCAAGCTGGAGAAGAGCATTGATGATCTAGAAG ATGAGCTTTATGCTCAGAAACTGAAGTACAAAGCCATCA
- the TPM1 gene encoding tropomyosin alpha-1 chain isoform X16, with amino-acid sequence MAAMSSLEAVRRKIRSLQEQADAAEERAGRLQREVDQERALREEAESEVASLNRRIQLVEEELDRAQERLATALQKLEEAEKAADESERGMKVIENRAQKDEEKMEIQEIQLKEAKHIAEEADRKYEEVARKLVIIEGDLERAEERAELSESQVRQLEEQLRIMDQTLKALMAAEDKYSQKEDKYEEEIKVLTDKLKEAETRAEFAERSVTKLEKSIDDLEDELYAQKLKYKAISEELDHALNDMTSM; translated from the exons ATGGCGGCGATGAGCTCGCTCGAGGCCGTGCGGAGGAAGATCCgcagcctgcaggagcaggcGGACGCCGCGGAGGAGCGGGCGGGCAGGCTGCAGCGGGAGGTGGACCAGGAGCGGGCCCTGCGGGAGGAG GCTGAGAGTGAAGTAGCTTCCCTGAACAGACGCATCCAACTGGTTGAGGAAGAGTTGGATCGGGCTCAGGAGCGCTTGGCTACTGCcctgcagaagctggaagaGGCTGAGAAGGCTGCAGATGAGAGTGAAAG AGGAATGAAGGTCATTGAAAACAGAGCCCAGAAGGATGAAGAGAAGATGGAAATCCAAGAGATCCAGCTTAAAGAGGCTAAGCACATTGCTGAAGAGGCCGACCGCAAGTATGAAGAG GTGGCTCGTAAGCTTGTGATCATTGAGGGTGACCTGGAGCGGGCTGAGGAACGTGCTGAACTATCAGAAAG CCAAGTCCGACAGCTGGAAGAACAGTTAAGAATAATGGATCAAACCTTGAAAGCATTAATGGCTGCAGAGGATAAG TACTCacagaaagaagacaaatatGAAGAGGAGATTAAAGTTCTAACTGACAAACTGAAGGAG GCTGAGACCCGTGCTGAATTTGCTGAGAGGTCAGTAACCAAGCTGGAGAAGAGCATTGATGATCTAGAAG ATGAGCTTTATGCTCAGAAACTGAAGTACAAAGCCATCA
- the TPM1 gene encoding tropomyosin alpha-1 chain isoform X18, which produces MAAMSSLEAVRRKIRSLQEQADAAEERAGRLQREVDQERALREEAESEVASLNRRIQLVEEELDRAQERLATALQKLEEAEKAADESERGMKVIENRAQKDEEKMEIQEIQLKEAKHIAEEADRKYEEVARKLVIIEGDLERAEERAELSESKCSELEEELKTVTNNLKSLEAQAEKYSQKEDKYEEEIKVLTDKLKEAETRAEFAERSVTKLEKSIDDLEDQLYQQLEQNSRLTNELKLALNED; this is translated from the exons ATGGCGGCGATGAGCTCGCTCGAGGCCGTGCGGAGGAAGATCCgcagcctgcaggagcaggcGGACGCCGCGGAGGAGCGGGCGGGCAGGCTGCAGCGGGAGGTGGACCAGGAGCGGGCCCTGCGGGAGGAG GCTGAGAGTGAAGTAGCTTCCCTGAACAGACGCATCCAACTGGTTGAGGAAGAGTTGGATCGGGCTCAGGAGCGCTTGGCTACTGCcctgcagaagctggaagaGGCTGAGAAGGCTGCAGATGAGAGTGAAAG AGGAATGAAGGTCATTGAAAACAGAGCCCAGAAGGATGAAGAGAAGATGGAAATCCAAGAGATCCAGCTTAAAGAGGCTAAGCACATTGCTGAAGAGGCCGACCGCAAGTATGAAGAG GTGGCTCGTAAGCTTGTGATCATTGAGGGTGACCTGGAGCGGGCTGAGGAACGTGCTGAACTATCAGAAAG CAAATGTTCTGAGCTTGAAGAGGAGTTGAAAACTGTGACCAACAACCTGAAGTCGCTGGAGGCTCAGGCTGAGAAG TACTCacagaaagaagacaaatatGAAGAGGAGATTAAAGTTCTAACTGACAAACTGAAGGAG GCTGAGACCCGTGCTGAATTTGCTGAGAGGTCAGTAACCAAGCTGGAGAAGAGCATTGATGATCTAGAAG
- the TPM1 gene encoding tropomyosin alpha-1 chain isoform X19 yields MAAMSSLEAVRRKIRSLQEQADAAEERAGRLQREVDQERALREEAESEVASLNRRIQLVEEELDRAQERLATALQKLEEAEKAADESERGMKVIENRAQKDEEKMEIQEIQLKEAKHIAEEADRKYEEVARKLVIIEGDLERAEERAELSESQVRQLEEQLRIMDQTLKALMAAEDKYSQKEDKYEEEIKVLTDKLKEAETRAEFAERSVTKLEKSIDDLEDQLYQQLEQNSRLTNELKLALNED; encoded by the exons ATGGCGGCGATGAGCTCGCTCGAGGCCGTGCGGAGGAAGATCCgcagcctgcaggagcaggcGGACGCCGCGGAGGAGCGGGCGGGCAGGCTGCAGCGGGAGGTGGACCAGGAGCGGGCCCTGCGGGAGGAG GCTGAGAGTGAAGTAGCTTCCCTGAACAGACGCATCCAACTGGTTGAGGAAGAGTTGGATCGGGCTCAGGAGCGCTTGGCTACTGCcctgcagaagctggaagaGGCTGAGAAGGCTGCAGATGAGAGTGAAAG AGGAATGAAGGTCATTGAAAACAGAGCCCAGAAGGATGAAGAGAAGATGGAAATCCAAGAGATCCAGCTTAAAGAGGCTAAGCACATTGCTGAAGAGGCCGACCGCAAGTATGAAGAG GTGGCTCGTAAGCTTGTGATCATTGAGGGTGACCTGGAGCGGGCTGAGGAACGTGCTGAACTATCAGAAAG CCAAGTCCGACAGCTGGAAGAACAGTTAAGAATAATGGATCAAACCTTGAAAGCATTAATGGCTGCAGAGGATAAG TACTCacagaaagaagacaaatatGAAGAGGAGATTAAAGTTCTAACTGACAAACTGAAGGAG GCTGAGACCCGTGCTGAATTTGCTGAGAGGTCAGTAACCAAGCTGGAGAAGAGCATTGATGATCTAGAAG